In the Saccharococcus thermophilus genome, TTCGAAAAGCACTCACAAATCGATTACAGCCAAATTGCTCAATCTCCATCATTTCAACAACTGATGCGGATAAAGAAAAACTTCATTTTGTCGGCCACGCTATTCTTTTTAGTTTTCTACTTTGCGCTTCCTGTTTTAACGTCCTATTCTAAAGCGTTGAATTCACCAGCAATCGGTCCGATCAGCTGGGCATGGCTGTTCGCGTTTGCGCAATTCATTATGACATGGGCATTATGCATCCTTTATTCTAAACGCGCAGCAAAATTTGACGAAATCGTTGAACAGATTAGACAAGAAGCGAAGGAAGGAGGAAGCGCATAATGCACGGATTAGCCTTTTTCCTCTTTTTAATCATTGTGGCTCTGACGCTTGTGATCACTTACTTCGCTTCGAAACGAACAAGAACGACAAGCGAGTTTTATACAGCCGACAGCAGCTTAACCGGCTGGCAAAACGGCCTGGCGATCGCTGGAGATTACATGTCCGCCGCTTCATTTCTAGGCATTGCAGGGATGATTGCACTAGCCGGTTTTGATGGTTTCTTTTACAGTATTGGATTTCTCGTTGCTTATTTAGTCGTCCTTTATATTGTCGCCGAGCCGCTGCGCAACCTCGGAAAATATACGATGGCTGATATGATCGCCGCCCGGTTTGATGACAAAAAAGTGCGCGGCGTCGCCGCCCTGAACACGATTGCAATTTCCATTTTCTACATGATTGCCCAGCTTGTTGGAGCCGGGGGGCTCATTAAGTTATTATTAGGGCTTGATTACGTCTATTCCGTTCTTATTGTTGGCATTCTGATGACCATTTATGTCGTTTTTGGCGGCATGACGGCAACGAGCTGGGTGCAAATCGTAAAGGCACTATTGTTAATGATTGGCACCTTTATCATCTCCATTATTGTCTTTGCGAAATTCGATTTCAACCTCTTCAAAATGTTTAATGAAGTAAAAACGGCTACGCCGCTTGGCGAAGCGTTTCTTAATCCAGGCAACAAATTCAAAGACCCGCTTGACACCATCTCGCTCAATTTAGCGCTCATTTTAGGAACAGCTGGGCTTCCGCACATTTTAATTCGCTTCTTTACCGTAAAAGACGCACCAACCGCACGCAAATCGGTCGTCTATGCGACATGGGTTATCGGCATTTTCTACGTATTGACAATCTTCTTAGGATTTGGCGCCGCCGCATTCGTTGGTTACGACAAAATTGTCGCTGCCAATCCGGCGGGAAATATGGCCGCACCATTATTGGCGCAAGCACTTGGTGGAGATTTCCTCTTCGCGTTTGTTTCCGCGGTCGCATTTGCGACGATTTTGGCGGTTGTTGCCGGGCTTGTCTTATCAGCGGCATCCGCCTTTGCCCATGACTTTTACAGTCATATTCTCCGCCGCGGCCAAGCAACGGAAAAAGAACAAATGGTTGCGGCCCGCTGGGCGTCCGTCGGCGTATCGATTTTATCGATTTTGCTAGCGTTATTCGCGCAAAAAATGAACGTCGCCTTCCTGGTCTCGCTAGCATTCGCCGTTGCCGCAAGCGCCAACTTACCAATTATTGTCTTAACTATTTTCTGGCGCCGCTTTAATACAACCGGAGCGATCACTGGGATGCTCGTCGGCTTATTCAGCGCGCTGTTGCTCGTCTTCTTTGGTCCTAACGTTTGGTCGCCGGAACCGGGCGCTGCTATTTTAGTCGGTGAACCGCTCTTTAAACTAGCCAATCCAGGAATTATTTCCATTCCGTTAGGGTTCATCGC is a window encoding:
- a CDS encoding solute symporter family protein, encoding MHGLAFFLFLIIVALTLVITYFASKRTRTTSEFYTADSSLTGWQNGLAIAGDYMSAASFLGIAGMIALAGFDGFFYSIGFLVAYLVVLYIVAEPLRNLGKYTMADMIAARFDDKKVRGVAALNTIAISIFYMIAQLVGAGGLIKLLLGLDYVYSVLIVGILMTIYVVFGGMTATSWVQIVKALLLMIGTFIISIIVFAKFDFNLFKMFNEVKTATPLGEAFLNPGNKFKDPLDTISLNLALILGTAGLPHILIRFFTVKDAPTARKSVVYATWVIGIFYVLTIFLGFGAAAFVGYDKIVAANPAGNMAAPLLAQALGGDFLFAFVSAVAFATILAVVAGLVLSAASAFAHDFYSHILRRGQATEKEQMVAARWASVGVSILSILLALFAQKMNVAFLVSLAFAVAASANLPIIVLTIFWRRFNTTGAITGMLVGLFSALLLVFFGPNVWSPEPGAAILVGEPLFKLANPGIISIPLGFIASIVGTLLSSQKADSKKFEEILVKANTGVSIK
- a CDS encoding DUF485 domain-containing protein, which codes for MAIQKQSFEKHSQIDYSQIAQSPSFQQLMRIKKNFILSATLFFLVFYFALPVLTSYSKALNSPAIGPISWAWLFAFAQFIMTWALCILYSKRAAKFDEIVEQIRQEAKEGGSA